A genome region from Candidatus Poribacteria bacterium includes the following:
- a CDS encoding redoxin domain-containing protein: MVKDNTEDVWNVFSDLHHTDRDKLQTYWASVPEFQAALAAYLKARIDAGVVNGKTSLPPNFVWYEFISSFPEPLREDLYEHAQKVLESSPDNGAAAKFAAIVLAGSPWDLPRDGFWDVVEQAIVLLPNDVEVCYLAFEKAGFDYLHEEAVTALERLFERHQAPQVPIVTSRFQRNVQENGQPALSQWVYRFCYDYEYVTSRPNDFYQRLEDDHPLRERWTTLLGKIQQVFEEQLKLTPDDWNNTRMLAEIHEVLGNTEEVQAVFQRLQLVLKNRLKHNPDDRTAWSGLAKIHEKLGNSELAHAYRVNADPTLAWVDKVLPDFSSAVDLDGKPISLANYRGKVVLLDFWRTQYTDRIPTLETVYEKYHHRDFDIIGISLDVDETVLREFIEENPLPWRQIFDGKRYEGPLAQQYGVRSIPRMFLLDREGKVISANVRDIMLDKFVAEEIEREMD, encoded by the coding sequence ATGGTGAAAGACAATACCGAAGATGTTTGGAATGTGTTCTCGGATCTGCACCACACTGACAGGGACAAGTTGCAAACTTACTGGGCGAGCGTGCCCGAGTTTCAGGCGGCGTTGGCTGCCTATCTCAAGGCAAGAATTGATGCAGGCGTTGTTAATGGAAAAACGTCACTCCCACCCAACTTTGTTTGGTACGAGTTCATCTCGAGTTTTCCTGAGCCGTTGCGTGAGGATTTGTATGAGCATGCCCAAAAGGTCTTGGAAAGCAGCCCCGACAATGGGGCCGCCGCAAAATTTGCGGCTATAGTACTCGCCGGAAGCCCGTGGGACCTACCACGTGATGGTTTCTGGGATGTTGTTGAGCAAGCAATAGTGCTGCTGCCAAACGACGTTGAAGTCTGCTATCTGGCTTTTGAAAAGGCTGGTTTTGATTATCTCCACGAAGAAGCCGTTACCGCACTCGAAAGACTCTTTGAACGGCATCAAGCACCCCAAGTACCTATTGTGACATCTCGCTTCCAACGGAACGTGCAGGAAAATGGGCAGCCTGCTTTGTCACAATGGGTATACCGTTTCTGTTATGATTACGAATATGTAACATCAAGGCCTAACGATTTTTATCAACGGCTTGAAGATGACCACCCGCTAAGGGAACGATGGACTACACTGCTCGGCAAGATTCAACAGGTTTTTGAAGAACAGTTAAAACTGACACCTGACGATTGGAATAACACGCGGATGCTCGCTGAAATTCATGAGGTCTTAGGGAATACTGAAGAAGTTCAAGCCGTTTTTCAGAGGTTACAGTTGGTATTGAAAAATCGGTTAAAGCACAATCCGGATGACCGAACTGCTTGGAGCGGTTTAGCTAAAATCCACGAAAAGTTAGGCAACTCCGAACTTGCACACGCGTATCGGGTGAACGCTGATCCCACACTGGCATGGGTGGATAAAGTCTTGCCTGATTTCTCATCTGCTGTTGATTTGGATGGAAAACCTATTTCACTCGCCAACTACCGTGGTAAAGTTGTTTTGCTTGACTTCTGGAGAACGCAGTATACCGACAGGATACCGACACTCGAAACTGTATACGAGAAGTATCATCACAGAGACTTTGACATTATTGGGATAAGTCTTGATGTAGATGAGACGGTGTTGCGCGAATTTATTGAGGAAAATCCGTTGCCGTGGCGACAGATCTTTGACGGCAAGCGGTATGAGGGTCCCTTGGCACAACAGTATGGTGTCCGTAGTATTCCGAGAATGTTTCTCCTTGATCGAGAAGGCAAAGTTATTTCAGCTAATGTAAGAGATATCATGCTTGACAAATTTGTTGCCGAGGAGATAGAACGAGAGATGGATTGA
- a CDS encoding ABC transporter ATP-binding protein, producing MAAIVEGTGLTKRFGTGDATVLAVDAVDVRIEESELVMIMGNSGCGKTTLISLLGCILTPDDGELRIDGEPIDPVSEDLSVIRREKIGFVFQLFHLLPYLTALENVMVAMDIASTKTDEAESRATELLTQVGLVDRLHHRPAQLSGGEKQRVSFARALANRPKIIFADEPTANLDSRQSDNLMNLIQELRREYQTTIAIVTHHEGLKQSADRVIQMKDGRIVTT from the coding sequence GAAGGTACCGGCTTAACCAAACGCTTTGGCACAGGCGACGCAACTGTTCTCGCTGTTGACGCAGTCGATGTCCGAATTGAAGAGAGCGAATTGGTAATGATTATGGGGAACAGCGGTTGTGGCAAAACAACGCTCATCAGTCTCCTCGGTTGCATCTTAACGCCAGACGATGGGGAACTCCGAATTGATGGCGAACCGATTGATCCGGTGTCCGAAGACCTGAGCGTCATCCGCCGCGAGAAGATCGGATTTGTCTTCCAACTGTTTCATCTATTACCCTACCTCACCGCCCTTGAAAACGTAATGGTTGCTATGGACATCGCCAGCACAAAAACGGATGAAGCCGAAAGCCGTGCGACGGAACTCCTCACACAAGTCGGTTTAGTCGATAGACTTCACCATCGTCCTGCCCAACTATCCGGTGGCGAAAAACAGCGCGTCTCATTTGCCCGTGCGCTCGCCAACCGCCCAAAAATCATCTTTGCCGATGAACCTACTGCCAACTTAGACAGTCGCCAAAGCGACAATTTGATGAATTTGATTCAAGAACTACGCCGGGAATACCAAACTACTATCGCGATTGTGACACACCATGAAGGCTTAAAACAAAGTGCCGATCGCGTTATCCAGATGAAAGATGGAAGGATTGTTACTACATGA